In a single window of the Botrytis cinerea B05.10 chromosome 10, complete sequence genome:
- the Bcftf1 gene encoding Bcftf1, which produces MPSGQHPNFQAQSASDYQNANHPHQLLAQDTPPLDVLGAPNLEGFEFPYVFGENTVTPGELKLDGTSDPFNLANSTEHRDSVSSIPPMHRNGYGSISGPTARQPSFSGGSDEASPTSNRMIGNLHQGDTPMVDDLKVNTGGSGDGSEEKGKDKPELAPAWTELKTKAGKERKRLPLACTACRRKKIRCSGEKPACVNCTRSKIPCVYKVTTKKATPRTDYMAMLDKRIKRMETRIMNTMPKEEQKEQNGTLTLARANVKPPIPGTLPSKTSAGKKRPAEEAFGPDLNDWSKSAVKPSKEIGKTVLKSKVLLAQEDAESKLLKDGKEKLPSRELQEHLAEVFFEKVYGQTYHLLHKPSFMMKLKSEALPPVLVLAVCACAARFSDHVELTAAPPFLKGEEWASEARDIVLKRYDFPNITILTCLLILGFHEFGTCHGGRSWALAGQAIRMAYALQLHKDLDYDPQKPKVDEKGNAVKLSFIDREIRRRTMWACFLMDRFESSGTGRPTFVKEETLEIQLPVKENMFLLDIPGPTESLHGEVANLNTPSGTSLASPKQNLGVAAYVIRSIALYSNIVTHFNQGGFDKDPYPIWSPESEYSSLIKKLKDFQEAMPKEMVYNAENLSSHRSEGLANQFIFLYIVIEQSNLVLNHYPAIIERSGPRSDTPKEFVTRTESKSIEAAGHIAGLIDDGKSMSLTAPFVGYCAFSASMLLVLGIFSGNSSLEESSRKHLTTTLRYITMMKKHWGMFHSLSETLRSHYKTCADKVIAGSSDDSSSSIPQYGDWFDKFPHGVSQSDFEDPAAAVKKEKGDDAVLEQKSDLKTVANYVKDLPTPSPKQPNSKPTKQKVKRTQSTSQPSRPPQLDTMQTMPSDMQASHQGMQVSTPSSSHPQMTSQQAPQNSYNQNIMSPAALYPPPQYVNHHDLLMRSQRSQQPHNINQRQLNEVLGFDYATMDHSAMNGNGLHGGVMNGNSMNGSMNNSGTPGTNHNGDGSMLNWGDIGLGGMGNGYDMMGLENGMSNAWYPPFNLSPPPVNVDGMNDDAFGGNSVGGDFEMRMGGQGMMGMNMGGVNGSSSMGGH; this is translated from the exons ATGCCCTCGGGTCAACATCCAAACTTTCAGGCGCAGAGTGCCTCTGATTACCAGAACGcaaatcatcctcatcaactgTTAGCACAGGATACCCCGCCCCTTGATGTATTAGGAGCGCCCAATCTCGAAGGATTTGAGTTTCCCTATGTATTCGGGGAGAATACCGTAACTCCAGGCGAGCTGAAGCTGGATGGTACTTCAGATCCATTTAATCTTGCGAATTCTACCGAACATCGAGATTCCGTATCATCTATACCTCCCATGCATCGAAATGGTTATGGCAGCATATCTGGGCCAACGGCTCGGCAACCTAGCTTTAGTGGGGGGTCAGATGAAGCAAGTCCCACGAGCAATCGAATGATAGGAAATCTCCACCAAGGCGATACCCCTATGGTGGATGATCTCAAGGTGAATACAGGAGGTTCTGGGGATGGCagtgaagagaaaggaaaggacAAGCCTGAATTGGCACCTGCATGGACTGAACTCAAAACAAAAGCAGGTAAAGAGCGAAAAAGATTGCCACTGGCATGTACAGCATGccgaagaaaaaagatcCGTTGCTCAGGAGAGAAGCCCGCATGTGTAAATTGCACCAGGTCAAAAATTCCTTGTGTGTATAAGGTCACGACAAAAAAAGCGACCCCAAGGACGGATTATATGGCAATGCTTGACAAGAGGATAAAGCGAATGGAAACGCGCATCATGAATACTATGCCAAaggaagaacaaaaagaacaaaatgGCACGCTTACATTAGCAAGAGCTAATGTCAAGCCTCCAATTCCTGGAACGTTACCATCTAAAACTTCTGCTGGAAAAAAGCGACCCGCTGAAGAAGCATTCGGACcagatttgaatgattggtCAAAGTCGGCAGTTAAACCTTCAAAGGAAATTGGTAAAACGGTTTTGAAATCCAAGGTCTTGCTAGCACAGGAGGACGCAGAAAGCAAACTACTGAAAGATGGCAAAGAAAAGCTACCTTCGCGAGAGCTTCAAGAGCACCTGGCCGAGGTATTCTTCGAAAAGGTTTATGGCCAGACGTATCACTTACTACACAAGCCAAGCTTCATGATGAAATTAAA GTCTGAAGCACTTCCTCCTGTCCTAGTGTTAGCCGTCTGTGCTTGCGCAGCTCGATTTTCCGATCATGTTGAATTGACTGCAGCGCCGCCCTTTCtaaaaggagaagaatgggCCTCTGAAGCTCGtgatattgttttgaaaCGATACGATTTTccaaatattacaattttgaCGTGTTTGCTGATTCTGGGGTTTCATGAGTTTGGCACTTGTCACGGCGGTAGAAGTTGGGCATTGGCAGGGCAAGCAATCCGGATGGCATATGCTTTACAACTACATAAAGATCTTGACTACGACCCTCAAAAGCCGAAGGTTGACGAAAAGGGCAATGCGGTGAAACTCAGCTTCATTGATAGGGAAATACGGCGACGAACGATGTGGGCATGCTTTCTCATGGATAGATTTGAATCTTCTGGGACTGGTCGACCAACTTTTGTCAAAGAAGAGACTCTTGAGATTCAGTTGCCTGTGAAGGAGAATATGTTTCTACTCGACATTCCAGGACCAACAGAGAGTCTCCACGGGGAGGTTGCAAATCTGAACACGCCTAGTGGTACAAGTTTGGCCAGCCCAAAACAAAATCTAGGCGTAGCGGCATATGTGATTCGATCTATTGCATTGTATTCTAATATTGTCACGCATTTTAATCAAGGTGGTTTCGACAAAGATCCATATCCTATATGGTCACCAGAATCGGAGTATTCTAGCctaatcaagaaattgaaggattTCCAAGAAGCCATGCCGAAAGAGATGGTATATAATGCTGAAAATCTTAGTTCACACCGATCCGAGGGATTAGCAAATCAGTTCATATTCCTTTATATTGTCATTGAACAATCTAATTTAGTCCTCAATCACTATCCGGCAATTATAGAACGAAGTGGACCTCGATCCGATACCCCCAAGGAATTCGTGACTAGAACAGAGTCCAAATCGATAGAAGCAGCCGGTCACATCGCCGGACTTATCGATGACGGAAAATCCATGTCCCTCACTGCACCTTTCGTTGGGTACTGTGCCTTCTCGGCCAGTATGCTTTTAGTCCTTGGTATTTTTTCGGGGAATTCTAGTTTGGAAGAGTCTTCTAGGAAGCACCTTACAACTACTTTAAGATATATaacaatgatgaagaaacatTGGGGCATGTTTCACTCATTATCCGAAACTCTTAGAAGCCATTATAAAACATGTGCAGACAAAGTTATTGCTGGTTCAAGTGATGACTCGAGTTCAAGCATTCCTCAATACGGCGACTGGTTTGATAAATTCCCACACGGTGTATCACAGTCTGACTTTGAAGATCCTGCTGCAGCTgtcaagaaggagaagggggacGATGCTGTTCTCGAACAAAAGTCGGACTTGAAGACTGTAGCGAATTACGTCAAGGATCTACCtaccccctccccaaaacAACCAAATTCTAAGCCGACAAAGCAAAAGGTCAAAAGAACCCAATCTACATCACAGCCTTCACGCCCCCCACAGCTGGATACCATGCAAACCATGCCTTCTGATATGCAAGCTTCACATCAAGGAATGCAGGTATCGACCCCATCATCCTCGCATCCACAGATGACATCTCAACAAGCACCTCAAAATTCATACAACCAAAATATTATGTCACCAGCTGCTCTCTATCCGCCACCACAGTATGTTAATCATCACGACCTCCTCATGCGGTCGCAACGATCGCAACAACCACACAACATAAACCAGCGGCAACTTAATGAAGTTTTAGGATTCGATTACGCGACAATGGATCACTCGGCTATGAATGGCAATGGATTGCATGGTGGCGTCATGAACGGCAATAGTATGAATGGCAGTATGAACAATAGTGGTACGCCAGGCACAAATCATAATGGCGATGGATCAATGTTGAACTGGGGAGATATTGGCCTGGGTGGAATGGGAAACGGGTATGACATGATGGGTCTTGAGAACGGAATGTCCAACGCATGGTACCCTCCTTTCAATTTGAGTCCGCCTCCTGTCAATGtggatggaatgaatgatgatgcGTTTGGAGGCAATTCCGTTGGGGGAGACTTCGAAATGAGAATGGGTGGCCAGGGTATGATGGGTATGAACATGGGGGGAGTAAATGGAAGTAGTAGTATGGGTGGGCATTGA
- the Bcpap1 gene encoding Bcpap1 — MATAAPRQLGITPPLSTALPTDAEKQATDALIEEMTKENLFESRADTEKRSAVLASLQSITEEFVKRVCRKQNLPENIVNNAGGRIFTYGSFRLGVYGPGSDIDTLVVVPKNVSREEYFELFPDLLVEMAPEGAIEDLTPVPEAFVPIIKFEYSGISIDLIFARIEVLTQISRSLSLNDDNLLTGLDEAGLRSLNGTRVTDDILNLVPEKAVFRTALRGVKLWAQRRAIYANIMGFPGGVAWAMLVARVCQLYPQATASTVILKFFRIMSQWQWPQPVLLQAIKGGKLNVRVWNPRVYKGDGYHLMPIITPSYPSMCATHNITKSTKEIICRELARGGNITDRIMTGKASWKDLFVKHTFFTKNYKYYLSVISASTTKEAQLIWAGLVESKVRLLVANVENHESIALAHPFNKGFERVHKCSSEDEIESVKEGNLQYQIKEIPTVTTDPSHDTTLGTAVKDQNGDAPKSEPEKKESLVYTTTHYIGLELREGAKSLDLAWCVDEFKRVCRSWEKYNEELNTLSVVNTRNCDLPDDVFTEGEVKPTRSQKKKKRSSADVC; from the exons atggCAACTGCAGCCCCCAGACAGCTGGGCATCACTCCGCCTTTATCTACCGCGCTTCCAACTGATGCCGAGAAGCAAGCAACCGATGCGctgattgaagaaatgacaaaagagaatctttttgaaagCCGCGCCGATACCGAAAAAAG ATCCGCCGTCCTTGCTTCTTTACAATCCATCACCGAAGAATTTGTCAAACGCGTCTGCAGAAAGCAAAACTTACCGGAGAACATCGTCAATAATGCCGGCGGTAGAATCTTTACATATGGCAGTTTTCGACTTGGTGTATATGGACCTGGCTCTGATATCGATACTCTGGTTGTCGTACCCAAGAACGTTTCTCGCGAAGAATATTTCGAACTTTTTCCAGATCTTCTCGTTGAAATGGCGCCAGAAGGAGCTATTGAAGACCTAACGCCTGTTCCGGAAGCCTTCGTGCCAATCATTAAGTTTGAATATTCAGGCATCAGCATCGATCTGATCTTCGCACGCATTGAAGTACTTACTCAGATTTCAAGGTCCCTAAGCTTGAACGACGACAACTTATTAACGGGCTTGGATGAAGCTGGTCTACGCTCTCTAAACGGAACGCGAGTTAccgatgatattttgaatttagtACCGGAAAAGGCAGTATTCAGAACTGCTTTGAGGGGCGTTAAACTTTGGGCGCAGAGACGAGCTATCTATGCAAACATTATGGGGTTTCCTGGAGGAGTCGCCTGGGCGATGCTGGTGGCCAGAGTCTGTCAATTATATCCACAAGCAACTGCCTCTACAGTCATCCTCAAATTTTTCCGCATTATGTCTCAGTGGCAGTGGCCGCAACCAGTCTTACTGCAGGCAATTAAAGGTGGTAAGCTTAATGTTCGTGTCTGGAATCCAAGA GTTTATAAAGGCGACGGTTACCATCTTATGCCAATTATTACCCCCTCGTACCCTTCTATGTGTGCTACTCACAATATAACAAAGTCAACCAAAGAGATCATTTGCCGGGAACTTGCTCGCGGAGGGAATATTACGGACAGAATTATGACGGGCAAGGCATCTTGGAAAGACTTGTTCGTCAAACACACATTCTTCAccaaaaattacaaatacTACCTTTCCGTCATCTCCGCCAGTACTACAAAGGAGGCTCAACTTATATGGGCCGGTTTGGTTGAATCGAAAGTTAGACTTTTAGTTGCTAATGTAGAAAACCATGAATCAATTGCGTTGGCACATCCATTCAACAAGGGATTCGAACGAGTTCACAAATGCAGTTCCGAGGATGAAATCGAATCGGTAAAAGAGGGCAATCTGCAATACCAGATCAAAGAAATCCCAACAGTGACTACGGACCCATCCCATGATACAACTTTAGGAACTGCGGTGAAGGACCAGAATGGAGATGCACCAAAATCCGAACCCGAGAAGAAGGAATCACTGGTTTACACAACAACACATTATATCGGCCTCGAGCTTCGCGAAG GCGCTAAATCGCTCGACCTTGCATGGTGTGTTGATGAGTTCAAGCGAGTGTGTAGAAGTTGGGAGAAGTATAATGAGGAGCTTAATACCTTATCTGTCGTTAACACTCGAAA CTGCGACCTTCCAGACGACGTCTTTACTGAAGGCGAGGTCAAGCCAACTCGTTcccaaaagaagaagaagcgtTCTTCAGCAGATGTATGTTAA
- the Bcpap1 gene encoding Bcpap1, giving the protein MATAAPRQLGITPPLSTALPTDAEKQATDALIEEMTKENLFESRADTEKRSAVLASLQSITEEFVKRVCRKQNLPENIVNNAGGRIFTYGSFRLGVYGPGSDIDTLVVVPKNVSREEYFELFPDLLVEMAPEGAIEDLTPVPEAFVPIIKFEYSGISIDLIFARIEVLTQISRSLSLNDDNLLTGLDEAGLRSLNGTRVTDDILNLVPEKAVFRTALRGVKLWAQRRAIYANIMGFPGGVAWAMLVARVCQLYPQATASTVILKFFRIMSQWQWPQPVLLQAIKGGKLNVRVWNPRVYKGDGYHLMPIITPSYPSMCATHNITKSTKEIICRELARGGNITDRIMTGKASWKDLFVKHTFFTKNYKYYLSVISASTTKEAQLIWAGLVESKVRLLVANVENHESIALAHPFNKGFERVHKCSSEDEIESVKEGNLQYQIKEIPTVTTDPSHDTTLGTAVKDQNGDAPKSEPEKKESLVYTTTHYIGLELREGAKSLDLAWCVDEFKRVCRSWEKYNEELNTLSVVNTRNCDLPDDVFTEGEVKPTRSQKKKKRSSADDVENASTKRRQVVAAG; this is encoded by the exons atggCAACTGCAGCCCCCAGACAGCTGGGCATCACTCCGCCTTTATCTACCGCGCTTCCAACTGATGCCGAGAAGCAAGCAACCGATGCGctgattgaagaaatgacaaaagagaatctttttgaaagCCGCGCCGATACCGAAAAAAG ATCCGCCGTCCTTGCTTCTTTACAATCCATCACCGAAGAATTTGTCAAACGCGTCTGCAGAAAGCAAAACTTACCGGAGAACATCGTCAATAATGCCGGCGGTAGAATCTTTACATATGGCAGTTTTCGACTTGGTGTATATGGACCTGGCTCTGATATCGATACTCTGGTTGTCGTACCCAAGAACGTTTCTCGCGAAGAATATTTCGAACTTTTTCCAGATCTTCTCGTTGAAATGGCGCCAGAAGGAGCTATTGAAGACCTAACGCCTGTTCCGGAAGCCTTCGTGCCAATCATTAAGTTTGAATATTCAGGCATCAGCATCGATCTGATCTTCGCACGCATTGAAGTACTTACTCAGATTTCAAGGTCCCTAAGCTTGAACGACGACAACTTATTAACGGGCTTGGATGAAGCTGGTCTACGCTCTCTAAACGGAACGCGAGTTAccgatgatattttgaatttagtACCGGAAAAGGCAGTATTCAGAACTGCTTTGAGGGGCGTTAAACTTTGGGCGCAGAGACGAGCTATCTATGCAAACATTATGGGGTTTCCTGGAGGAGTCGCCTGGGCGATGCTGGTGGCCAGAGTCTGTCAATTATATCCACAAGCAACTGCCTCTACAGTCATCCTCAAATTTTTCCGCATTATGTCTCAGTGGCAGTGGCCGCAACCAGTCTTACTGCAGGCAATTAAAGGTGGTAAGCTTAATGTTCGTGTCTGGAATCCAAGA GTTTATAAAGGCGACGGTTACCATCTTATGCCAATTATTACCCCCTCGTACCCTTCTATGTGTGCTACTCACAATATAACAAAGTCAACCAAAGAGATCATTTGCCGGGAACTTGCTCGCGGAGGGAATATTACGGACAGAATTATGACGGGCAAGGCATCTTGGAAAGACTTGTTCGTCAAACACACATTCTTCAccaaaaattacaaatacTACCTTTCCGTCATCTCCGCCAGTACTACAAAGGAGGCTCAACTTATATGGGCCGGTTTGGTTGAATCGAAAGTTAGACTTTTAGTTGCTAATGTAGAAAACCATGAATCAATTGCGTTGGCACATCCATTCAACAAGGGATTCGAACGAGTTCACAAATGCAGTTCCGAGGATGAAATCGAATCGGTAAAAGAGGGCAATCTGCAATACCAGATCAAAGAAATCCCAACAGTGACTACGGACCCATCCCATGATACAACTTTAGGAACTGCGGTGAAGGACCAGAATGGAGATGCACCAAAATCCGAACCCGAGAAGAAGGAATCACTGGTTTACACAACAACACATTATATCGGCCTCGAGCTTCGCGAAG GCGCTAAATCGCTCGACCTTGCATGGTGTGTTGATGAGTTCAAGCGAGTGTGTAGAAGTTGGGAGAAGTATAATGAGGAGCTTAATACCTTATCTGTCGTTAACACTCGAAA CTGCGACCTTCCAGACGACGTCTTTACTGAAGGCGAGGTCAAGCCAACTCGTTcccaaaagaagaagaagcgtTCTTCAGCAGAT GACGTTGAAAATGCATCCACAAAGAGACGGCAGGTAGTTGCTGCTGGATAA